One Methanomicrobia archaeon genomic window carries:
- a CDS encoding ABC transporter permease, protein MRELFSLASRQLLRKKLRVLLIVLGIAIGVAAVIGVTALGEGIRVQAVEQIKASHDLTTIEVAAGVSGERVTLITNSKINAIESSPHVALVAPYVTDSYVTQNNTYLAVKGIAAEYRQIHAQQLQVAQGAWFTEAEAGAADTPVQVVLGYDVARRLALVEDLDVGDEFVVRIRLYGAEGRPEDKRTTFRIAGTLASTGDAHDNEVFMTVTNALALDEKESYDGLVVKVDDPAFAATVRELIKDLGLSAYSAQDVIDEVNRLMVAVTVVLGFFSGISLIVGALMVINTMIISVFERTREIGLTKALGASDFDVMKLFLAECVIIGLIGGVCGDLLGIGFSKLIDLVGKPFLISALGGSIGANLEAGSITIVTPTILVAGFAIALVLSVLSGLYPALRAARLSPLDALRQL, encoded by the coding sequence GAGGGAATTGTTCTCACTGGCAAGCCGGCAGTTGCTACGGAAGAAACTGCGTGTGCTGCTTATCGTGCTCGGGATCGCCATAGGCGTCGCAGCCGTCATTGGGGTCACCGCGTTAGGAGAAGGGATTCGGGTACAGGCCGTTGAGCAGATCAAGGCCTCACACGATCTCACCACGATCGAGGTCGCGGCAGGCGTATCCGGAGAGCGTGTGACCCTGATCACCAATTCGAAGATCAATGCGATTGAATCGAGCCCCCATGTTGCGCTCGTGGCACCGTACGTCACGGATTCGTACGTCACGCAGAATAACACGTATCTCGCGGTCAAAGGTATCGCGGCTGAGTATCGCCAGATCCACGCGCAGCAGTTGCAGGTAGCACAGGGCGCGTGGTTTACTGAGGCTGAAGCTGGTGCCGCGGACACGCCAGTTCAGGTGGTGCTGGGCTATGATGTCGCCCGGCGTCTGGCACTGGTAGAAGATCTGGACGTGGGTGACGAGTTCGTGGTGAGGATCAGATTATACGGTGCTGAAGGTCGGCCGGAGGATAAACGAACGACCTTCAGGATCGCGGGTACACTGGCATCGACGGGCGACGCGCATGATAACGAGGTGTTCATGACCGTCACGAATGCGCTCGCCCTGGACGAAAAAGAGTCCTATGACGGGCTGGTAGTTAAAGTAGACGATCCCGCGTTTGCCGCTACGGTACGCGAGCTGATAAAAGATCTTGGCCTCTCGGCGTACTCGGCGCAGGATGTCATCGATGAGGTGAACCGGCTGATGGTAGCCGTAACGGTGGTGCTCGGCTTCTTCTCCGGTATCTCGCTGATCGTCGGCGCGCTTATGGTCATCAATACCATGATCATCTCGGTCTTCGAGCGCACGCGCGAGATCGGGCTCACGAAGGCGCTGGGCGCCTCGGACTTTGACGTCATGAAGCTCTTCCTCGCGGAATGCGTGATCATCGGTCTCATCGGCGGCGTTTGCGGCGATCTGCTCGGTATAGGCTTCTCGAAGCTCATCGACCTCGTCGGCAAGCCCTTTCTAATCAGTGCGCTCGGCGGAAGCATCGGTGCGAATCTGGAAGCAGGGAGCATCACCATCGTGACACCCACCATACTGGTAGCGGGATTCGCCATCGCGCTCGTGCTTTCGGTTCTTTCAGGACTGTATCCCGCGCTGCGTGCGGCGCGACTGAGCCCGCTGGACGCGCTACGGCAACTCTGA